The Salinibaculum sp. SYNS191 genome has a window encoding:
- the gnd gene encoding phosphogluconate dehydrogenase (NAD(+)-dependent, decarboxylating) — translation MELGVIGLGRMGQIVAERVMDAGHDVVAFDIDDDAVAAMADAGATPADSIPDVADELGEEKRIWLMVPAGDPIDAALDELAPHVDSDDVVVDGGNSHFEASTRRASETEAAYLDCGTSGGPAGAELGFSLMVGGPEWAYEAMTPVFDAVATGPEGHDRMGPSGSGHYVKMVHNGVEYALMQAYGEGFELLHEGRYDLDLEAVARTWNNGAVIRSWLLELCEEAFREEGTDLGDVADHVAGGSTGTWTVQESLEQEVPLPLIYQALSERFGSRATGDGEGRFSRRLANRLRYGFGRHEVERQ, via the coding sequence ATGGAACTGGGCGTCATCGGACTCGGACGGATGGGACAGATAGTGGCCGAGCGCGTCATGGACGCCGGTCACGACGTGGTCGCCTTCGACATCGACGACGACGCGGTGGCGGCGATGGCCGACGCCGGCGCGACGCCGGCCGACTCGATTCCCGACGTGGCCGACGAACTCGGCGAGGAGAAGCGCATCTGGCTGATGGTGCCCGCCGGCGACCCCATCGACGCCGCGCTGGACGAACTCGCCCCACACGTCGACAGCGACGACGTCGTCGTCGACGGCGGCAACTCCCACTTCGAGGCGTCGACCCGTCGCGCATCTGAAACGGAGGCGGCCTACCTCGACTGCGGCACCAGCGGCGGCCCCGCCGGCGCGGAACTGGGCTTCTCGCTGATGGTCGGCGGGCCGGAGTGGGCCTACGAGGCGATGACCCCCGTCTTCGACGCCGTGGCGACCGGTCCCGAAGGCCACGACCGGATGGGCCCGTCGGGGAGTGGCCACTACGTGAAGATGGTCCACAACGGCGTCGAGTACGCGCTCATGCAGGCCTACGGCGAGGGCTTCGAGTTGCTCCACGAGGGCCGCTACGACCTGGACCTCGAAGCGGTCGCCCGGACCTGGAACAACGGCGCGGTCATCCGCTCGTGGCTGCTGGAACTGTGCGAGGAGGCCTTTCGCGAGGAGGGCACCGACCTCGGGGACGTGGCCGACCACGTCGCCGGCGGGTCGACCGGAACCTGGACGGTGCAGGAGTCGCTGGAACAGGAAGTACCGTTGCCGCTCATCTACCAGGCGCTGTCCGAGCGCTTCGGCTCGCGAGCGACCGGCGACGGCGAGGGCCGGTTCTCGCGGCGGCTGGCGAACCGCCTGCGCTACGGCTTCGGACGGCACGAGGTCGAGCGGCAGTAA
- a CDS encoding NDP-sugar synthase, which yields MHAVVLAGGYATRMWPVTRHRPKMLLPVGETTVIDTILDALEADDRIEDVYVSTNERFADDFESHVADSGLEKPQLSIEDTTDEDEKFGVVGALAQLVDREGIADEDLLVIAGDNLISFDVADFIDFFEEKGTPALAAYDVGSREKAKSYGLVDLDGDRVVDFQEKPSDPPSTLVSIACYAFPADSVRFDEYLADGNNPDEPGWFIQWLVEHSDVHAFTFDGAWFDIGTPESYLEAVAWALSGDSIVDDSATVEDTAIGENVHVMADATVRHADLDRSLVFPGATVVDSTVRDSIVDSEATVRDLDLSGALIGSHSRIENGE from the coding sequence ATGCACGCAGTCGTACTCGCCGGGGGCTATGCGACGCGAATGTGGCCCGTCACGCGCCACCGCCCCAAGATGCTCCTCCCCGTCGGTGAGACCACCGTCATCGACACCATCCTCGACGCGCTGGAGGCCGACGACCGCATCGAGGACGTCTACGTCTCCACGAACGAGCGCTTCGCCGACGACTTCGAGTCCCACGTCGCCGACAGCGGGCTGGAAAAGCCGCAACTGTCCATCGAGGACACGACCGACGAGGACGAGAAGTTCGGTGTCGTCGGCGCGCTCGCCCAGCTCGTCGACCGCGAGGGCATCGCCGACGAGGACCTGCTGGTCATCGCCGGCGACAACCTCATCAGCTTCGACGTCGCCGACTTCATCGACTTCTTCGAGGAGAAGGGCACGCCCGCGCTGGCCGCCTACGACGTCGGCTCCCGCGAGAAGGCCAAGTCCTACGGGCTGGTCGACCTGGACGGGGACCGCGTCGTCGACTTCCAGGAGAAGCCGTCGGACCCGCCGAGCACGCTCGTCTCCATCGCCTGCTACGCCTTCCCCGCCGATTCAGTCCGCTTCGACGAGTACCTGGCCGACGGCAACAACCCCGACGAGCCCGGCTGGTTCATCCAGTGGCTCGTCGAGCACAGCGACGTCCACGCCTTCACCTTCGACGGCGCGTGGTTCGACATCGGCACGCCCGAGAGCTACCTCGAAGCCGTCGCGTGGGCGCTGTCCGGCGACTCCATCGTCGACGACTCCGCGACCGTCGAGGACACGGCTATCGGCGAGAACGTCCACGTCATGGCCGACGCGACGGTCCGTCACGCCGACCTCGACCGCTCGCTGGTCTTCCCCGGGGCGACCGTCGTGGACTCGACGGTCCGGGACTCCATCGTCGACAGCGAGGCCACCGTCCGCGACCTCGACCTCTCCGGCGCGCTCATCGGCTCGCACAGCCGCATCGAGAACGGGGAGTAG
- a CDS encoding transcriptional regulator — MREASRTTRERITDRLRESALPAGTLAREFEIQTSDALDHVQHIARSLDSTDEQLLVAPPECQECGFDGFDDLVNRPSRCPECKSESVTEPVFRVE; from the coding sequence ATGCGCGAGGCGAGTCGCACCACGCGGGAGCGAATCACGGACCGCCTGCGCGAGAGTGCACTTCCTGCGGGCACGCTCGCCCGGGAGTTCGAGATACAGACCAGCGACGCGCTCGACCACGTCCAGCACATCGCCCGGTCGCTCGACAGCACCGACGAGCAACTGCTGGTCGCGCCGCCCGAGTGCCAGGAGTGTGGCTTCGACGGCTTCGACGACCTCGTGAACCGGCCCAGCCGCTGTCCCGAGTGCAAGAGCGAGTCCGTCACGGAGCCCGTCTTCCGCGTGGAGTAG
- a CDS encoding Rieske (2Fe-2S) protein — protein sequence MDEDSRIVAVDEVPDDSTFLFTVRDGFDLEEAILLRIDGGVVALRNYCPHWTDVRLDKGSGAETRDGELVCTKHGATFERATGDCTYGPCEGATIEELDVTVADGAVYLTDDEYDFEQTGPSGEHDLSSRGRIGFSGN from the coding sequence ATGGACGAGGACAGTCGCATCGTCGCAGTCGACGAGGTCCCCGACGACAGCACGTTTCTGTTCACCGTCCGCGACGGCTTCGACCTGGAGGAGGCGATTCTCCTCCGAATCGACGGTGGCGTCGTCGCGCTGCGGAACTACTGTCCCCACTGGACGGACGTGCGCCTGGACAAGGGCAGCGGTGCGGAGACACGCGACGGCGAACTGGTCTGTACGAAACACGGCGCGACGTTCGAGCGGGCGACCGGCGACTGCACCTACGGCCCCTGCGAGGGAGCGACCATCGAGGAACTGGACGTGACCGTCGCCGACGGTGCGGTGTATCTCACCGACGACGAGTACGACTTCGAGCAGACCGGCCCCTCCGGCGAGCACGACCTCTCCTCGCGGGGCCGCATCGGCTTCTCCGGTAACTGA
- a CDS encoding aminotransferase class IV: MTYHVDGTLVPAEEATVNVRDRGFMYGDAAFETLRVYGGDVFEWEAHFERLARTCRTLDFDEAMPPADDLRERVLETVAANDFQDAYARLSITRGVQPGKLTPEPRVAPTITVVVSELPRGGTAGESVWDGPATVRTVETRKIPSAAVPANVKTHNYLNGILARLELQHGDGDADEALLRDFNGHVTEGATSNVFFVDAGTLKTPTSDQDLLPGVTRGVVLDLAHEEGFPIEDGEYAPSDLRAADEVFLTNSTWEVRPVTRVDGAALDVGPMTKLLAKLFDERVERAHYG; encoded by the coding sequence CTGACCTACCACGTCGACGGCACACTCGTCCCGGCCGAGGAAGCGACCGTGAACGTCCGCGACCGCGGGTTCATGTACGGCGACGCCGCCTTCGAGACGCTGCGGGTCTACGGCGGCGACGTCTTCGAGTGGGAGGCCCACTTCGAGCGCCTGGCGCGGACCTGCCGGACGCTCGACTTCGACGAGGCGATGCCGCCGGCAGACGACCTCCGCGAGCGCGTGCTCGAGACCGTCGCCGCGAACGACTTCCAGGACGCCTACGCCCGCCTGTCCATTACCCGCGGCGTCCAGCCGGGAAAACTCACCCCCGAGCCCCGCGTCGCGCCGACCATCACCGTCGTCGTCAGCGAACTCCCGCGCGGCGGCACGGCCGGCGAGTCGGTCTGGGACGGCCCGGCGACGGTGCGGACCGTCGAGACGCGAAAGATACCCAGCGCCGCCGTCCCCGCGAACGTCAAGACCCACAACTACCTCAACGGCATCCTGGCGCGGCTGGAACTCCAGCACGGTGACGGCGACGCCGACGAGGCGCTGCTGCGCGATTTCAACGGCCACGTCACCGAGGGCGCGACGAGCAACGTCTTCTTCGTGGACGCGGGGACGCTGAAGACGCCCACCTCCGACCAGGACCTGCTGCCGGGCGTCACCCGCGGCGTCGTCCTCGACCTGGCACACGAGGAGGGTTTTCCCATCGAGGACGGCGAGTACGCGCCCTCGGACCTGCGCGCCGCGGACGAAGTCTTCCTCACGAACTCGACGTGGGAGGTGCGACCGGTCACCCGCGTCGACGGCGCGGCCCTGGACGTGGGACCGATGACGAAACTGCTGGCGAAGCTGTTCGACGAGCGCGTCGAGCGCGCCCACTACGGCTGA
- a CDS encoding anthranilate synthase component II — translation MRVLVVDNYDSFAYNLVQYVGAVVTAPGSATQSQTVGEVVTSDERLTAIGDEEDDSEVVVRRNDEITLADVDALAPDAIVVSPGPGTPEDAGISMAIFAEREYPTLGVCLGHQALCAASGGRVGHADAVVHGKPSTVVHDGDGIFAGLPERFEVGRYHSLSVDRDAVPDDLVETARTEGDGDDSVVMAVRHRERPHVGVQFHPESILTDTGERLVANFLREYATPTTPTTDT, via the coding sequence ATGAGAGTCCTCGTCGTCGACAACTACGACTCGTTCGCCTACAACCTCGTCCAGTACGTCGGTGCGGTTGTCACCGCACCGGGGTCTGCGACGCAGTCCCAGACCGTCGGCGAGGTCGTGACGAGCGACGAGCGGCTGACTGCCATCGGCGACGAGGAAGACGACAGCGAGGTCGTCGTCCGCCGCAACGACGAGATTACGCTCGCCGACGTCGACGCGCTGGCCCCCGACGCCATCGTCGTCTCGCCGGGACCGGGGACGCCGGAGGACGCGGGTATCTCGATGGCCATCTTCGCCGAACGGGAGTACCCGACGCTCGGCGTCTGTCTCGGCCACCAGGCGCTGTGTGCCGCCAGCGGGGGCCGCGTCGGTCACGCAGACGCGGTCGTCCACGGCAAGCCCTCCACCGTCGTCCACGACGGGGACGGCATCTTCGCCGGCCTCCCCGAGCGATTCGAGGTGGGCCGCTACCACTCGCTGTCGGTCGACCGCGACGCGGTCCCCGACGACCTGGTCGAGACTGCCCGGACCGAGGGCGACGGCGACGACTCCGTCGTGATGGCGGTCCGCCACCGCGAGCGCCCGCACGTGGGCGTGCAGTTCCACCCCGAGAGCATCCTGACCGACACCGGCGAGCGACTCGTCGCCAACTTCCTGCGCGAGTACGCGACGCCGACCACACCGACTACAGACACATGA
- the pabB gene encoding aminodeoxychorismate synthase, component I, translating to MPEVVTDRAAFAATAATAPPGARVPVEVRVHVSDPFLAYRRAREGTGDAYLETTGGQSGWGYFGVTPADFLEVDPGGDTLGALDALLDSGTLVRGDCDVPYPCGAIGWLSYDVARELEALPSDAARDRDLPRLQIAVYDRLAAWEEPRDGEATTLRVTACPRVPDPDDPDSVAEAYRVGREHARELARRAVEGDPAIGPPPVEADAARFESDCTRAAFAERVRRVKEYIREGDTFQANVSQRLRAPAAVHPVAAFDALREVNPAPYSALLEFPGVDLVSASPELLLHRDGDRLVTEPIAGTRPRGATPAEDERLEADLLADEKERAEHAMLVDLERNDLGKVSEYGSVDVTEYRRVDRYSEVMHLVSLVEGRLREDADLADAVAAVFPGGTITGAPKPRTMEIIDEVEATRRGPYTGSIGIFGFDGRATLNIVIRTLVRYAEEYHLRVGAGIVHDSDPDREYAETLDKGRALVTAVDEALGERAHLSVEQS from the coding sequence ATGCCGGAGGTCGTCACCGACCGGGCGGCGTTCGCGGCGACTGCCGCGACCGCTCCCCCGGGTGCCCGCGTGCCCGTCGAGGTCCGCGTGCACGTCTCTGACCCTTTTCTCGCCTACCGCCGGGCCCGCGAGGGGACCGGCGACGCGTACCTCGAAACCACCGGCGGACAGTCCGGGTGGGGCTACTTCGGCGTCACCCCGGCGGACTTTCTGGAGGTCGACCCCGGCGGCGACACGCTCGGGGCACTCGACGCGCTGCTCGACAGCGGGACGCTCGTCCGCGGCGACTGCGACGTGCCCTACCCCTGCGGGGCAATCGGGTGGCTCTCCTACGACGTGGCCCGCGAACTGGAGGCCCTGCCCAGCGACGCCGCCCGCGACCGGGACCTCCCGCGCCTGCAGATTGCCGTCTACGACCGCCTGGCCGCCTGGGAGGAACCCCGCGACGGTGAGGCGACGACGCTGCGGGTGACCGCCTGCCCGCGCGTCCCCGACCCCGACGACCCCGATTCCGTCGCCGAGGCCTACCGCGTCGGCCGGGAACACGCCCGCGAACTCGCCCGCCGCGCGGTCGAGGGCGACCCAGCAATCGGCCCGCCGCCGGTCGAGGCCGACGCCGCCCGCTTCGAGAGTGATTGCACGCGCGCGGCCTTCGCCGAGCGGGTCCGCCGGGTGAAGGAGTACATCCGCGAGGGCGACACCTTCCAGGCCAACGTCTCCCAGCGCCTGCGCGCGCCCGCCGCCGTCCACCCGGTCGCAGCCTTCGACGCGCTCCGCGAGGTCAACCCCGCGCCCTACTCCGCGCTGCTGGAGTTCCCCGGCGTGGACCTCGTCAGCGCCAGCCCGGAACTGCTCCTCCACCGCGACGGCGACCGCCTCGTGACCGAACCCATCGCCGGGACCCGCCCCCGCGGCGCGACGCCCGCCGAGGACGAGCGCCTGGAGGCGGACCTGCTCGCCGACGAGAAGGAGCGGGCCGAACACGCGATGCTGGTCGACTTAGAGCGCAACGACCTCGGGAAGGTCAGCGAGTACGGCAGCGTCGACGTGACCGAGTACCGCCGCGTCGACCGCTACTCGGAGGTGATGCACCTCGTCTCGCTGGTCGAGGGCCGCCTGCGCGAGGACGCAGACCTCGCGGATGCCGTCGCCGCCGTCTTCCCCGGCGGGACCATCACTGGCGCGCCGAAACCGCGGACGATGGAGATAATCGACGAGGTGGAGGCCACGCGCCGCGGGCCCTACACCGGCTCTATCGGCATCTTCGGGTTCGACGGCCGCGCGACGCTGAACATCGTCATCCGGACGCTGGTGCGCTACGCCGAGGAGTACCACCTCCGCGTCGGTGCGGGTATCGTCCACGACTCCGACCCGGACCGCGAGTACGCCGAGACGCTGGACAAGGGCCGGGCGCTCGTCACCGCCGTCGACGAGGCGCTCGGCGAGCGCGCACACCTGAGCGTGGAGCAATCATGA
- a CDS encoding DUF4332 domain-containing protein, protein MGLLDKLRSLFGSDSKSRSTRSDGATRSDPDVTIEHEPSAESEHAVKGTDQSPEATAAPAEPATPEPTPADDETDTGAVPTDDAGTPADDEATAENATAESDETAELDEVEEAEPTEEAEEVEAAEEAEEVEAAEEAEEVEAAEEAEEVEAAEEAEPTDEPESDEAADEPEPAEDSPSIAEIKGIGPTYSERLEAAGIATVADLAAADAATVAEAAETAESRAADWVERAEEF, encoded by the coding sequence ATGGGGTTGCTGGATAAACTCAGGTCTCTCTTCGGCTCGGACAGCAAGAGCCGGTCGACGCGCTCCGATGGGGCGACGCGCTCCGACCCGGACGTCACCATCGAGCACGAGCCCTCCGCCGAGAGCGAACACGCCGTCAAGGGTACCGACCAGTCCCCGGAGGCGACTGCGGCACCCGCGGAACCGGCCACGCCGGAGCCGACGCCCGCCGACGACGAGACCGACACAGGTGCAGTACCGACCGACGACGCCGGGACGCCGGCCGACGACGAAGCGACCGCCGAGAACGCGACAGCCGAGAGTGACGAGACGGCGGAACTCGACGAAGTCGAAGAAGCTGAACCCACCGAGGAAGCCGAAGAAGTTGAAGCCGCCGAGGAAGCCGAAGAAGTTGAAGCCGCCGAGGAAGCCGAAGAAGTTGAAGCCGCCGAGGAAGCCGAAGAAGTTGAAGCCGCCGAGGAAGCCGAACCGACCGACGAACCCGAATCCGACGAAGCCGCCGATGAACCCGAACCCGCGGAGGACTCGCCGTCCATCGCGGAGATAAAGGGAATCGGCCCGACCTACAGCGAGCGCCTGGAGGCGGCGGGCATCGCGACGGTGGCGGACCTCGCGGCCGCAGACGCGGCGACCGTCGCGGAGGCCGCCGAGACCGCAGAGAGCCGGGCGGCCGACTGGGTCGAGCGGGCCGAGGAGTTCTGA
- a CDS encoding shikimate dehydrogenase, with protein MDVYGLVGNPVEHSLSPPMHEAAYDELGIDARYVTFEPADDAGAAAVESAATLGVRGLNVTIPFKQQVLEAVDPAPLAARIGAVNTVDFATDPPTGYNTDAAGVVRAFAHHDVALSGTAVVVGAGGAGRAAAFALADEGMTVHVANRTVEKATDLAAAVAASHPAGPDAAAGHGLDAVPDLLADADVLVNATSVGMEEDRSPVPADALHADLAVLDAVYSPLETRLLQDAAAAGATTVDGAWMLLFQGVEAFEQWTGEAAPVDAMNDALRTRL; from the coding sequence ATGGACGTCTACGGACTCGTCGGCAACCCCGTCGAACACTCGCTGTCGCCGCCGATGCACGAGGCCGCCTACGACGAACTCGGCATCGACGCCCGGTACGTCACCTTCGAACCGGCCGACGACGCCGGCGCGGCCGCCGTCGAGAGCGCCGCCACTCTCGGCGTCCGCGGCCTGAACGTCACCATCCCCTTCAAACAGCAGGTCCTCGAAGCGGTCGACCCCGCGCCGCTGGCCGCCCGCATCGGCGCGGTCAACACCGTCGACTTCGCGACGGACCCGCCGACCGGCTACAACACCGACGCCGCCGGCGTCGTCCGCGCCTTCGCCCACCACGACGTGGCGCTCTCGGGCACCGCCGTCGTCGTCGGCGCTGGCGGTGCCGGCCGGGCGGCGGCGTTCGCCCTCGCCGACGAGGGGATGACCGTCCACGTCGCCAACCGGACCGTCGAGAAGGCGACCGACCTGGCCGCCGCCGTCGCCGCGTCCCACCCCGCCGGTCCCGACGCCGCCGCGGGCCACGGCCTCGACGCCGTTCCGGACCTGCTGGCCGACGCGGACGTGCTCGTCAACGCCACCAGCGTCGGGATGGAGGAGGACCGCTCGCCGGTGCCCGCCGACGCGTTGCACGCAGACCTCGCGGTGCTGGACGCCGTCTACTCGCCGCTGGAGACGCGCCTGCTGCAGGACGCCGCGGCCGCGGGGGCGACCACCGTCGACGGCGCGTGGATGCTGCTGTTCCAGGGCGTCGAGGCCTTCGAGCAGTGGACCGGCGAGGCCGCCCCCGTCGATGCGATGAACGACGCGCTTCGAACACGGCTTTAA
- a CDS encoding sodium/calcium exchanger protein → MSRLRHPLSALVAAAALSVPWVAIWATGGELGDVGTVAVSGVAVLGASFLLAWAAETAEKDVPRAFAIAVLAVLAVAPEYAVDALYAWSAGSGGATAEACAGLAPEFIERVGELPAEQITTAQERLAASCHDANLAVANMTGANRILIGLGWAGIAVLTVWQARRTADPAVEYREGWLATHVRLDRDIATEITFLFAATMWAFLVPLGGGIDILDMVVLVGLYVVYIGIIIRGDVEAGEQHVGVPAYLQQFPRPRRVATVLALFAYSGFLIFIAVEPFAHGLEDIGKAIGVPSFFMIQWIAPLASESPELIVVSVLVYKARSTAGFNALISSKLNQWTLLIGTLVVVYSLALGQYGTLPFDRIQSGEIWITAAQSFFALALLVDFRISVREALALFVLFGSQVLLEFVFLKIWEPFPEPKFALLLAYTTIYLVLGTGVLLARRKKLRELFQMTAATVRDAAGREPTPDHAD, encoded by the coding sequence GTGAGTCGTCTCCGTCACCCTCTCTCGGCGCTCGTCGCCGCCGCTGCCCTCTCAGTTCCCTGGGTCGCTATCTGGGCGACCGGGGGGGAGCTGGGCGACGTCGGGACCGTCGCCGTCAGCGGCGTCGCGGTGCTCGGTGCCTCCTTTCTGCTGGCCTGGGCCGCCGAGACGGCCGAGAAGGACGTCCCCCGGGCGTTCGCCATCGCCGTGCTGGCGGTGCTGGCCGTCGCACCGGAGTACGCCGTCGACGCCCTCTACGCCTGGAGCGCCGGCTCTGGCGGCGCGACAGCCGAGGCGTGTGCCGGCCTCGCACCGGAGTTCATCGAACGGGTCGGCGAACTCCCGGCCGAGCAGATAACCACCGCGCAGGAACGGCTGGCCGCCTCCTGTCACGACGCCAACCTCGCCGTCGCGAACATGACCGGCGCGAACCGCATCCTCATCGGCCTCGGGTGGGCCGGCATCGCCGTGCTCACGGTGTGGCAGGCCCGCCGCACCGCGGACCCCGCAGTCGAGTACCGCGAGGGCTGGCTCGCCACCCACGTGCGGCTCGACCGCGACATCGCCACCGAGATTACCTTCCTCTTCGCCGCGACGATGTGGGCCTTCCTCGTCCCGCTGGGCGGGGGCATCGACATCCTCGACATGGTGGTGCTCGTCGGCCTCTACGTCGTCTACATCGGCATCATCATCCGCGGCGACGTGGAGGCCGGCGAGCAACACGTGGGCGTGCCGGCGTACCTCCAGCAGTTCCCCCGGCCGCGCCGCGTCGCGACGGTCCTCGCACTCTTTGCCTACTCGGGCTTTCTCATCTTCATCGCCGTCGAGCCCTTCGCCCACGGCCTGGAGGACATCGGGAAGGCCATCGGCGTCCCCTCCTTCTTCATGATTCAGTGGATTGCGCCGCTGGCCAGCGAGTCGCCCGAACTCATCGTCGTCTCCGTGCTGGTCTACAAGGCCCGCTCGACGGCCGGGTTCAACGCGCTCATCTCCTCGAAGCTCAACCAGTGGACGCTGCTCATCGGCACGCTCGTCGTCGTCTACTCGCTGGCGCTGGGCCAGTACGGCACGCTCCCCTTCGACCGGATTCAGTCGGGCGAAATCTGGATTACCGCCGCCCAGTCCTTCTTCGCGCTGGCGCTGCTCGTCGACTTTCGCATCTCTGTGCGCGAGGCGCTCGCGCTGTTCGTCCTCTTCGGCTCGCAGGTGCTGCTGGAGTTCGTCTTCCTCAAGATATGGGAGCCGTTCCCCGAACCGAAGTTCGCGCTCCTGCTCGCCTACACGACCATCTACCTCGTGCTGGGGACCGGGGTGCTCCTCGCCCGCCGGAAGAAGCTCCGTGAACTGTTCCAGATGACCGCCGCGACCGTCCGCGACGCCGCCGGACGGGAACCGACACCGGACCACGCCGACTGA
- a CDS encoding D-aminoacyl-tRNA deacylase — protein MLGILVSRADRASTHIGEHLLDLADWEEAEDDSRADAAGGGTVYRTDGAELREFDDLHLHLDRPADAYDDVDLLVVASKHAGETGRLLTAHHTGNFGPADHGGADFALSRACPNAHARVLDALETHAPERYDVGMECTHHGPTDVGAPSMFVEVGSSEAEWEDPDAARAVARAILDLRGVAPDSPPEDGADDDRHRRHLVGIGGGHYAPRFERVVRETDWAVGHVAADWGIEAMGDLDSPDSRAVLAAAFEQSRAAYALVDGDRPDVAAGVENAGGRVVGETWVRETDGVPLGFVDRAEDAIATVAEGLRFGDPAAGYDGDFSVVDLPRELLDEVSGIDREATRAAVAETALAFDTEHNGTRASGPVALADAADRAAIMAGLLDVLERRYDSVERDGDEVIARTQAFSPEKARTLGIPEGPAFGKLSNGQPVEVDGETIPPGAVSEERERRFPLEK, from the coding sequence ATGCTCGGAATCCTCGTCTCCCGCGCCGACCGCGCCTCGACACACATCGGCGAGCACCTGCTCGACCTGGCCGACTGGGAGGAGGCGGAGGACGACAGCCGGGCCGACGCCGCCGGCGGCGGGACCGTCTACCGGACCGACGGGGCGGAACTCCGCGAGTTCGACGACCTCCATCTCCACCTTGACCGGCCGGCCGACGCCTACGACGACGTGGACCTGCTCGTCGTCGCCTCGAAACACGCCGGCGAGACGGGACGGCTACTGACCGCCCACCACACCGGCAACTTCGGGCCGGCCGACCACGGCGGCGCGGACTTCGCGCTCTCGCGGGCCTGCCCGAACGCCCACGCCCGCGTGCTGGACGCACTGGAAACGCACGCCCCAGAACGCTACGACGTGGGCATGGAGTGTACCCACCACGGCCCGACCGATGTCGGCGCGCCCTCGATGTTCGTCGAGGTCGGCTCCAGCGAGGCCGAGTGGGAGGACCCGGACGCGGCCCGCGCCGTCGCCCGGGCGATTCTCGACCTGCGCGGGGTCGCCCCCGACAGCCCGCCCGAGGACGGGGCCGACGACGACCGCCACCGCCGCCACCTCGTCGGTATCGGCGGCGGTCACTACGCCCCGCGCTTCGAGCGCGTCGTCCGCGAGACGGACTGGGCGGTCGGCCACGTCGCCGCCGACTGGGGAATCGAGGCGATGGGCGACCTCGACAGCCCCGACAGCCGGGCGGTGCTGGCCGCGGCCTTCGAACAGAGCCGGGCGGCCTACGCGCTGGTCGACGGCGACCGGCCGGACGTGGCCGCGGGCGTCGAGAACGCCGGCGGACGCGTCGTCGGCGAGACGTGGGTCCGCGAGACCGACGGCGTGCCGCTGGGGTTCGTCGACCGCGCGGAGGACGCGATTGCGACGGTCGCGGAGGGCCTGCGTTTCGGCGACCCGGCCGCGGGCTACGACGGGGACTTCTCGGTCGTCGACCTCCCCCGGGAACTGCTCGACGAGGTGAGCGGCATCGACCGCGAGGCGACGCGAGCCGCCGTCGCGGAGACGGCGCTGGCCTTCGACACCGAACACAACGGGACGCGCGCCAGCGGCCCCGTCGCGCTGGCCGACGCCGCCGACCGCGCGGCGATTATGGCGGGCTTACTCGACGTTCTCGAACGGCGCTACGACAGCGTCGAACGCGACGGCGACGAGGTAATCGCCCGCACGCAGGCGTTCTCGCCGGAGAAGGCCCGAACGCTCGGAATCCCGGAGGGACCGGCCTTCGGGAAGCTCTCGAACGGCCAGCCCGTCGAGGTGGACGGGGAGACGATTCCACCCGGGGCCGTGAGCGAGGAACGGGAACGCCGATTTCCACTGGAGAAATGA